The sequence GGTAGATTGTTAGTTGATCGCCAGTTACAACGATTAGATAGTCACCTTTAGCAATGCGATCGCTATAAATCTTGGCCTGTTCTTCAGGAATACCCAATCCAATTAACCCTCCGATTAAACTACCTGCGGCTGCACCTATAGCTGTTCCCGCTAAAGTAGTGGCCACGGCAGTAGCTGTAGCACCTGCTAGAATGACTGGACCTACGCCTGGTATAGCTAATGTTCCTAAACCAACTAGTAATCCGGTAATTGTTCCGAGGATACCTCCAGTTGTAGCACCTGTGATGGCGCCTTCATCGCTTTTATTACCTTCTACGTTTTCATAATCTTGAGGATTATTTGGAGATAAAGGTGCCTCAGAATCTCTAACAATCACAGAAACGTTATCCATATCAAACCCTGTATTTTTTAGGGCATTTAAAGCTTTTTCTGCGTCTTGGCGATTACCGAAAACTCCTAGGGCACGTTTGTTTTGAATGTACATAGTAATTTTTTGCTCCAATTGCTCTTTCTTTTTATAGTAACTACTGCTAATAAGTCTTTAATCTTTCTAAAGACATAATTGTTTTTAAATCTAAAGGAGTAGATGATAAAATCTCAAGATAGATGTAAATAAACGAGTAAAAATATATCCTTATAAAAGGTATTTGAGGATAGTTTTTATGGGACTGCTAACAATCGATAAATACGACATTAATTACCAAGTCACTATATTCCAAGGTCATGATTTAAAAAGTTATAGCGTCTACGCCGATAATAGTCACTTTGACAAAGATAAAGTGGGTTTAGTTCATGAT comes from Gloeocapsa sp. PCC 73106 and encodes:
- a CDS encoding general stress protein, producing the protein MYIQNKRALGVFGNRQDAEKALNALKNTGFDMDNVSVIVRDSEAPLSPNNPQDYENVEGNKSDEGAITGATTGGILGTITGLLVGLGTLAIPGVGPVILAGATATAVATTLAGTAIGAAAGSLIGGLIGLGIPEEQAKIYSDRIAKGDYLIVVTGDQLTIYQAEKILRQYSIQEWTVYDLPNTSAVDNTPTVLVVDTPDQTNRQNLI